In a genomic window of Octadecabacter temperatus:
- a CDS encoding ATP-binding cassette domain-containing protein, with product MSDIILETKGLTKHYGGVHALEEADFTLERGEHVAIMGDNGAGKSTFVRQITGVEQRTRGTVTFDGDEVHFAGPLDAREAGIETVFQTLALADDLNVPDNLFLGREKTKFNWLGPFRMLDYKGMRGDTMAGLEKTGVKIPNIKNSIANMSGGQRQCVAIARTATFASKLTIMDEPTAALGVQETAQVENIIRTLKEQGESLILVSHNMRQVFDLVDRIIVFRRGRICANLDIKNSDYTGEDVVSYITGAKTGAEYEGVA from the coding sequence ATGTCAGATATCATTCTGGAAACCAAAGGCCTGACCAAGCACTACGGTGGGGTCCATGCCTTAGAGGAGGCAGACTTCACTCTGGAGCGCGGCGAACACGTCGCGATCATGGGGGACAACGGGGCAGGTAAATCCACCTTCGTTCGCCAGATCACGGGGGTCGAACAACGCACGCGTGGTACCGTCACCTTTGATGGCGACGAAGTCCACTTTGCAGGGCCACTGGATGCGCGCGAAGCTGGCATCGAAACGGTGTTCCAAACGCTGGCGCTGGCCGATGACCTCAACGTGCCTGACAACTTGTTCCTTGGACGTGAAAAAACCAAGTTCAACTGGCTCGGTCCATTTCGAATGCTCGACTACAAAGGCATGCGTGGTGACACGATGGCAGGGCTGGAAAAGACGGGCGTCAAAATCCCGAACATCAAGAACAGCATCGCCAATATGTCCGGTGGCCAGCGCCAATGTGTGGCCATCGCTCGCACAGCGACGTTTGCCTCTAAACTGACGATCATGGACGAACCAACAGCCGCCCTTGGTGTGCAAGAAACAGCACAGGTCGAAAACATTATCAGAACCCTAAAAGAACAGGGAGAAAGCCTGATCCTTGTGTCGCACAACATGCGGCAAGTGTTCGATCTCGTTGATCGGATCATTGTCTTCCGCCGCGGGCGCATTTGTGCGAACCTCGACATCAAGAATAGTGATTACACAGGCGAGGACGTCGTGAGCTACATTACAGGTGCCAAAACGGGTGCGGAATACGAAGGGGTCGCATGA
- a CDS encoding LacI family DNA-binding transcriptional regulator, translating into MAVTLKDVAEMAGVSRSAVSRTFTEGASVSAKTRAKVMKAAKELGYSPNALASSLTTGRTKMIGLVSNNFHNPIFLEVFDLFTRGLHERDLRPLLVNLTDETDPEASVRMLRQYSVDGVIVASSTLPHDFARAFRDAGVPVVHSFGRQTATPAVDVLGIDNIAAGKLAALTLIERGYTEVGFLGGPVDATSTIDRQTGFLAEVAKHPKVTATTSFANAYSFEAGRAEMARLLASKPAQAYFCGDDVLSIGAMSALQSAGLNVPDDIGIIGLNDMEMAGWENINLTTIHNPVTEIIAASIARVVQLVADPTLQPQARLFNGSVIERGTLQLA; encoded by the coding sequence ATGGCTGTCACCTTAAAAGACGTAGCAGAAATGGCGGGCGTGTCCCGTTCTGCGGTTTCACGCACCTTTACCGAGGGCGCGTCAGTCTCCGCCAAGACGCGTGCAAAAGTAATGAAGGCGGCGAAAGAATTGGGATACAGCCCCAATGCTCTCGCCTCGTCTCTGACCACAGGCCGCACTAAGATGATCGGCCTTGTGTCCAACAATTTTCACAATCCGATCTTCCTAGAGGTCTTTGACCTATTCACTCGCGGCCTGCACGAACGCGACCTGAGGCCCCTACTGGTGAACCTGACAGATGAAACCGACCCGGAGGCCTCCGTAAGGATGTTACGCCAGTATTCGGTGGACGGTGTCATCGTCGCTTCCTCCACCCTTCCCCATGATTTCGCCCGTGCGTTTCGCGATGCAGGCGTTCCGGTTGTGCATTCCTTTGGTCGCCAGACGGCGACCCCAGCGGTCGATGTTTTGGGAATCGACAACATCGCGGCGGGCAAACTGGCCGCGCTAACCTTAATTGAACGTGGTTACACCGAGGTTGGTTTTTTGGGCGGCCCTGTCGATGCGACATCGACCATCGACCGCCAAACCGGATTTCTAGCCGAAGTGGCAAAGCACCCAAAGGTCACCGCGACGACAAGTTTCGCAAACGCCTATTCCTTCGAGGCTGGCCGCGCCGAGATGGCCCGCCTGTTGGCGTCAAAACCCGCGCAAGCATATTTCTGCGGTGATGATGTGCTGTCCATCGGGGCCATGTCGGCACTGCAATCAGCGGGCCTGAATGTGCCCGATGACATCGGCATTATCGGGTTGAATGATATGGAAATGGCGGGTTGGGAAAACATTAACCTGACGACGATCCATAACCCCGTAACCGAGATTATCGCCGCCTCAATCGCGCGCGTCGTGCAACTGGTTGCCGACCCGACACTGCAGCCGCAAGCGCGGTTGTTTAATGGATCGGTTATTGAACGCGGAACACTACAGTTAGCCTAG
- a CDS encoding Gfo/Idh/MocA family protein produces the protein MAKLKWGMIGGGEGSQIGPAHRLGAGLDGLFEFSAGALDHRPDEGIDYGQRLGLGDRAYGSWQDMLEGEKKREDRVDLVTVATPNSTHFEITKAYLEAGFHVLCEKPMTMTVDEGQEIVEIASKTGNICAVNYGYSGYSLVRHMKAMIARGDIGKVRLVNAEFAHGHHADATDADNPRVRWRYDPAQAGVSAQFADCGIHALHMASFVTGQEVTKLSADCVSCIDVRTLEDDAMVNFRMDGGAVGRLWTSSIAIGRQHGLGIQVFGETGGLRWSQEHPNQLYYMPLNERMQIIERGEANLSPEADRTTRVTIGHAEGMPLAFANIYTDLAEAIGARKESRKMDAAANLFPRAEDGLRSMSAVVAVAESGKQDGAWLDARPPMFR, from the coding sequence ATGGCGAAGTTGAAATGGGGAATGATTGGCGGCGGCGAAGGCAGCCAGATCGGGCCAGCGCACCGCCTCGGTGCTGGACTTGATGGTTTGTTTGAGTTCAGCGCGGGTGCGTTGGATCACAGACCTGATGAAGGCATTGATTATGGGCAACGGCTCGGCCTTGGGGATCGCGCCTATGGGTCGTGGCAGGACATGCTGGAAGGCGAGAAAAAGCGCGAGGATCGCGTTGATCTGGTTACGGTCGCTACGCCAAATTCCACCCACTTTGAAATCACCAAGGCCTATCTAGAGGCCGGATTTCACGTGCTGTGTGAAAAGCCAATGACGATGACGGTCGATGAAGGGCAGGAGATTGTCGAGATCGCTAGCAAGACGGGCAATATCTGTGCGGTGAATTATGGCTACTCAGGCTATTCATTGGTCCGGCATATGAAGGCGATGATTGCGCGTGGGGATATCGGGAAAGTCCGCCTTGTGAACGCAGAATTTGCCCACGGGCATCACGCGGACGCAACAGATGCAGACAACCCTCGCGTGCGGTGGCGCTATGATCCTGCACAGGCGGGTGTATCGGCTCAGTTTGCCGATTGCGGCATCCACGCGCTGCATATGGCCAGCTTTGTGACAGGTCAGGAAGTCACTAAACTCTCTGCCGATTGTGTGTCCTGCATTGATGTGCGCACCCTTGAAGACGACGCCATGGTCAATTTCCGTATGGATGGTGGAGCGGTTGGCCGCCTTTGGACGTCCTCCATCGCAATCGGTCGGCAGCACGGGCTGGGCATCCAGGTGTTCGGCGAAACCGGTGGCCTGCGTTGGAGCCAAGAGCACCCCAACCAGCTCTACTACATGCCATTAAACGAGCGCATGCAGATCATTGAACGTGGTGAGGCAAACCTCTCACCAGAGGCGGATCGAACGACGCGGGTGACCATCGGCCATGCCGAGGGCATGCCGCTGGCCTTTGCCAACATCTACACTGACTTGGCCGAGGCTATCGGTGCCCGCAAAGAAAGCCGCAAGATGGACGCTGCGGCGAACCTATTCCCACGCGCTGAGGATGGGTTACGCTCGATGTCGGCCGTTGTGGCTGTCGCTGAATCCGGCAAGCAAGACGGTGCGTGGCTTGATGCGCGCCCTCCGATGTTTCGGTAA
- a CDS encoding TIM barrel protein has protein sequence MIKIGNAPCSWGVEFADDPRNPNWRKVLQENADAGYTGIELGPVGYMPEDPTALSDALEEFGQTLVGGVVFRPFHDPDAWDDVMDGAVRTCKALKAHGAEHLVLIDSISPRRAPTAGRVGEAEQMDKAEWTAYRDKIATVAKMGTEEYGLTVGIHAHAGGFMDFEPELDRLLAEVDEAILKICFDTGHHSYAGFDPVAFMRRNIDRISYMHFKDIDPKVKAQVVKNRTDFYDACGQGIFCNLGDGDVDFPAVRQVLMENGFSGWCTVEQDCDPEGDTSPIDDAKLNRAYLKSIGFEGA, from the coding sequence ATGATCAAGATTGGCAACGCACCTTGTTCTTGGGGTGTCGAATTCGCGGATGATCCGCGGAACCCGAACTGGCGCAAAGTTTTACAAGAAAACGCGGATGCGGGATACACGGGGATCGAACTTGGGCCTGTCGGGTACATGCCCGAGGACCCAACTGCGCTGTCTGATGCGCTGGAAGAATTCGGGCAGACTTTGGTGGGGGGCGTTGTCTTCCGCCCGTTCCATGACCCTGACGCTTGGGATGATGTGATGGATGGCGCAGTGCGCACCTGTAAGGCGCTGAAAGCGCATGGGGCGGAACACCTTGTGCTTATCGACAGCATTTCGCCGCGTCGCGCGCCTACCGCGGGCCGCGTGGGTGAGGCCGAGCAGATGGATAAGGCTGAATGGACAGCGTACCGCGACAAAATCGCGACCGTCGCCAAGATGGGCACCGAGGAATACGGCCTGACCGTAGGTATTCACGCCCATGCAGGCGGATTCATGGATTTTGAACCCGAGCTGGATCGCCTGCTGGCGGAAGTCGACGAAGCGATCCTCAAGATCTGTTTCGACACAGGTCACCATTCTTACGCAGGCTTTGATCCAGTGGCTTTTATGCGCCGCAATATCGATCGGATCAGTTACATGCATTTCAAGGACATTGATCCGAAGGTGAAAGCGCAAGTCGTAAAAAATCGCACCGACTTCTATGACGCGTGCGGTCAGGGGATATTCTGCAACCTTGGCGACGGGGATGTTGACTTCCCGGCCGTGCGGCAGGTTTTGATGGAGAACGGGTTCTCTGGTTGGTGTACGGTAGAGCAGGATTGCGATCCAGAGGGCGATACCTCGCCCATCGATGACGCGAAGCTGAACCGTGCGTATCTGAAATCCATTGGTTTTGAAGGAGCATAA
- a CDS encoding Gfo/Idh/MocA family protein, whose translation MSEIGIGLIGGGYMGKAHSVAYAAVAGVFDTALRPVLEVICASSTASAERYRAAYGFKRGTDDWRSVIADESVGAIVIASPQSTHREIAEAAFALGKPVFCEKPLGASLEDSRAMLAAAEAAGAIHMTGFNYIRTPASQFARQLIAEGRIGAVTWFRGEHTEDFLADETLPATWRTTGAANGTMGDLAPHMINAARALIGPIVSLNATAETVHANRPGGTVDNDDQAQMMCRFENGAQGHLFFSRIATGRKMGYAYEIHGTKGAIRFDQEDQNALHLYTMDGPEAERGFRKILTGPAHPDYLPFCQGPGHGTGYQDQIIIEAHDFLRAIHEQRNIWPTFAEGMEVNRVVAAALASSRTGAWVDIKNF comes from the coding sequence GTGTCTGAGATTGGGATAGGGCTGATCGGCGGCGGCTATATGGGTAAGGCCCATTCGGTTGCTTATGCGGCGGTGGCAGGGGTCTTTGATACGGCACTACGCCCCGTCCTTGAGGTGATTTGTGCGTCATCCACTGCATCCGCAGAACGTTACCGAGCTGCCTATGGGTTCAAGCGCGGAACCGATGACTGGCGCAGTGTGATAGCTGACGAATCTGTCGGCGCGATTGTGATCGCTTCGCCCCAATCGACCCACCGTGAGATCGCCGAAGCCGCCTTTGCGCTGGGCAAACCTGTGTTTTGTGAAAAGCCGCTGGGTGCCTCGCTTGAAGACAGCCGCGCAATGCTGGCGGCAGCTGAGGCTGCAGGTGCGATTCACATGACTGGATTTAACTATATCCGCACGCCTGCTTCGCAGTTTGCGCGGCAACTGATCGCTGAAGGACGGATCGGGGCTGTCACATGGTTTCGCGGTGAACATACCGAGGACTTTCTGGCAGACGAGACGTTGCCTGCCACGTGGCGCACTACAGGCGCGGCCAACGGCACCATGGGTGATCTTGCGCCCCATATGATCAACGCTGCCCGTGCCCTTATCGGGCCGATTGTAAGCCTGAACGCCACAGCAGAGACCGTCCACGCGAACCGCCCAGGTGGCACCGTTGATAACGACGATCAGGCGCAAATGATGTGCCGTTTTGAAAACGGGGCGCAGGGGCATCTGTTCTTCAGCCGCATCGCGACTGGGCGGAAGATGGGCTACGCCTATGAAATTCACGGCACCAAAGGCGCGATCCGTTTCGATCAAGAGGATCAGAACGCGCTGCATCTGTATACGATGGATGGCCCAGAGGCCGAGCGCGGGTTTCGCAAAATCCTGACCGGCCCAGCGCACCCAGACTACCTGCCGTTCTGTCAGGGGCCGGGCCACGGGACGGGCTATCAGGATCAAATTATCATCGAGGCCCATGACTTTTTGCGGGCTATTCATGAACAACGCAACATCTGGCCGACTTTCGCCGAAGGGATGGAAGTGAACCGCGTTGTCGCTGCAGCACTGGCCTCAAGTCGCACAGGCGCTTGGGTCGATATCAAAAATTTCTAA
- the iolD gene encoding 3D-(3,5/4)-trihydroxycyclohexane-1,2-dione acylhydrolase (decyclizing), with translation METLNQTVTLTTAQAIVRFLAAQYIEIDGAETHLCGGGFGIFGHGNVTCLGEALRDHKDVLPLYRGQNEQGMGFAAAAYAKAHLRRRFMFCTASAGPGTANLLTSAALAHANRLPMLLLCGDAFITRLPDPVLQQLEHYGNPTFGVNDAFKAVSRYWDRITHPAQIIQSLPAALNTMLDPADCGPAFLGLPQDVQGWTYEYPLSFFDKRVHRIRRQAADTAEITEAAALLKTAKRPMIIAGGGVQYSGAVEELTLFAETHSIPVVETIAGRANLKATHALNIGPLGVTGSDSANAIAEQADVILAVGTRLQDFTTGSWTAFAQDAQIIGLNAARHDAAKHMSATVVGDAKLALGTLQDALGDYVTPDDWVATAKAERAKWDDYVANNTRLGNGPASYAQAIGVVNAACDPRDRIVAAAGGLPAEVTANWRTLDIGTVDVEFGFSCMGYEIAGGWGARIAQAEKEPDQDTIVFTGDGSYLLMNSDVYSSVLTQKKMIIMVLDNGGFAVINKLQNNTGNESFNNLIADTPTATNQVGVDFEAHARSMGALAETVADPSGLADAFARAKAADQTYVIVMKVDPYEGWTTEGHTWWEVGTPHITDNPKVKAAHEDWESSRSKQRKGV, from the coding sequence GTGGAGACCTTAAACCAAACAGTTACGCTGACAACTGCACAGGCAATTGTGCGGTTCCTTGCGGCTCAATACATTGAGATTGATGGCGCGGAAACGCACCTTTGCGGAGGCGGGTTCGGCATTTTTGGCCACGGCAATGTCACCTGCCTTGGCGAAGCGCTGCGCGACCACAAAGATGTGCTGCCTCTTTATCGCGGTCAGAACGAACAGGGTATGGGATTCGCTGCGGCGGCCTATGCCAAGGCGCATCTGCGTCGCCGCTTCATGTTTTGCACAGCAAGTGCAGGCCCCGGCACGGCGAACCTGCTGACCAGCGCTGCGCTAGCCCATGCGAACCGCCTGCCTATGCTGCTGCTTTGTGGTGATGCCTTCATCACCCGCCTTCCCGATCCTGTGTTGCAACAGCTCGAGCACTACGGAAACCCGACCTTCGGCGTGAACGACGCGTTCAAAGCCGTGAGCCGCTATTGGGATCGGATCACGCATCCAGCGCAAATCATCCAATCCTTGCCGGCCGCGTTGAATACAATGCTTGATCCCGCCGATTGCGGGCCCGCCTTCCTTGGCCTGCCGCAAGACGTACAGGGTTGGACATATGAATACCCTCTGTCCTTCTTTGATAAACGTGTGCACCGCATCCGCCGTCAGGCCGCAGATACCGCCGAAATCACCGAGGCCGCAGCCCTGTTGAAAACCGCCAAACGCCCGATGATAATCGCGGGTGGCGGGGTACAGTATTCAGGCGCTGTCGAAGAACTGACGCTTTTCGCTGAAACGCATTCTATCCCAGTTGTCGAAACCATCGCCGGACGTGCGAACCTGAAAGCGACCCACGCCCTTAACATCGGGCCACTTGGGGTAACTGGATCAGACAGTGCAAATGCAATTGCTGAACAGGCTGATGTCATTCTCGCGGTTGGCACACGCTTGCAAGACTTCACGACCGGTTCATGGACCGCATTTGCCCAAGACGCACAGATCATCGGATTAAACGCGGCGCGCCATGATGCGGCAAAGCACATGTCCGCAACCGTTGTCGGCGATGCCAAACTGGCACTGGGCACGTTGCAAGATGCTTTGGGTGATTACGTAACCCCAGACGATTGGGTCGCAACCGCCAAAGCCGAACGGGCCAAGTGGGACGACTATGTCGCAAACAATACTCGTCTCGGGAATGGCCCTGCGTCTTATGCGCAGGCAATCGGAGTGGTAAACGCAGCTTGCGATCCACGTGATCGGATCGTCGCCGCTGCTGGCGGACTACCTGCCGAAGTCACCGCGAATTGGCGAACGCTGGACATCGGAACCGTCGATGTTGAATTCGGCTTTTCCTGCATGGGTTATGAAATTGCAGGCGGTTGGGGCGCGCGGATTGCGCAGGCCGAAAAAGAACCAGATCAAGATACGATCGTGTTTACGGGTGACGGGTCATACTTGCTGATGAACTCGGATGTCTATTCCTCGGTTCTGACCCAGAAGAAGATGATCATCATGGTGCTGGACAACGGCGGCTTTGCTGTCATCAACAAACTGCAAAACAATACCGGCAACGAGAGCTTCAACAACCTAATCGCGGATACACCAACAGCGACCAATCAGGTCGGTGTTGATTTCGAGGCACACGCACGCTCCATGGGGGCGTTGGCGGAAACGGTTGCAGACCCGTCTGGCCTTGCCGATGCCTTTGCCCGGGCAAAGGCGGCTGACCAGACCTACGTCATCGTCATGAAAGTCGATCCCTATGAAGGATGGACGACAGAGGGCCACACATGGTGGGAAGTTGGAACGCCTCACATTACCGACAACCCCAAGGTCAAAGCTGCCCACGAAGACTGGGAAAGCAGCCGATCCAAACAGCGTAAGGGCGTATAA
- the iolC gene encoding 5-dehydro-2-deoxygluconokinase, giving the protein MDALLSGIKANNFVIVGRAGMDFFTPAGTATEDAEVFHAGLGGSSANTAAGICKLGGQAALVTRVSDDSIGRYCVNQLKRYGVSADYVTPVGGEFRNSLAVYESRLEGHQSVIYRNGAADFEMNEADVEAVDYARFGALITAGTVFAAEPSRSATFRAFELAKAAGLPVIFDVDYRPYSWPSPEVAADVLSRAAAASDMIVGNDEEFGFMAGSIDKGLDKARDLSQTSAALVVYKMGPEGAITFADGQEIHTGIYPVEALKPTGAGDSFMAGMLTSLADGHDLKTSILRGSACASVTVSRPGCAPAMADTETLETFLATHPGPTQR; this is encoded by the coding sequence ATGGACGCGCTGCTGTCAGGGATCAAAGCCAACAATTTCGTCATCGTCGGCCGCGCGGGGATGGACTTCTTCACGCCTGCGGGCACCGCAACAGAGGACGCCGAAGTCTTTCACGCCGGACTTGGCGGATCGTCGGCCAATACGGCAGCGGGCATCTGCAAACTAGGCGGGCAAGCGGCGCTTGTTACGCGCGTGTCCGACGACAGTATCGGGCGTTACTGCGTGAACCAATTAAAGCGCTATGGCGTGAGTGCGGATTACGTGACCCCCGTGGGCGGCGAATTTCGCAACTCCCTCGCCGTCTATGAAAGCCGCCTTGAGGGACACCAATCGGTAATTTACCGAAATGGCGCCGCTGATTTCGAGATGAACGAGGCAGACGTCGAGGCCGTGGACTATGCCCGTTTTGGCGCCCTGATCACAGCTGGCACCGTCTTCGCCGCAGAACCATCCCGTTCTGCCACCTTCCGCGCTTTTGAACTGGCCAAAGCAGCGGGCCTTCCGGTTATCTTCGACGTCGATTACCGCCCCTACTCATGGCCTTCCCCCGAGGTCGCTGCCGACGTGCTCAGTCGCGCTGCAGCAGCGTCAGACATGATCGTCGGCAACGACGAGGAATTCGGCTTTATGGCGGGGTCCATCGACAAGGGTCTCGATAAGGCGCGCGATCTTTCACAGACCAGCGCCGCGCTCGTCGTTTACAAAATGGGGCCAGAGGGCGCGATCACTTTTGCCGATGGGCAGGAGATCCACACCGGCATCTATCCTGTTGAAGCCTTGAAACCAACGGGCGCGGGAGACAGTTTTATGGCGGGTATGTTGACGTCTTTGGCCGATGGCCATGACCTAAAAACATCCATTCTACGCGGCTCTGCCTGCGCCTCAGTCACAGTATCGCGGCCCGGCTGTGCGCCCGCGATGGCAGACACGGAAACTCTCGAAACTTTTCTGGCCACCCACCCCGGCCCAACCCAACGCTAA
- a CDS encoding 5-deoxy-glucuronate isomerase: MHIAPFDNQNKPIVDIDDSTVPLNYFNIVKLKKGEAFEYEVPGYETCIVPATGSIDVNIEGFKANGIGGRGEDVWDGEPEGVYVPTAAKAEMVCTSDEVEIFIAGARYDKVLDAFAVRNDELDLVQYGSDDTKTHRKIKHILGTKYHDKVGRLLVSELFTVGEGGWSGFPSHKHDTDRLPQETRHDETYNFRFKPNHGSGVQMLQREDGKAGDAYHIVDGSTICLDSGYHPCAVLPGYQMYYFTILGGLSQRSLVQYFQPTHAYQIETIPGIKDMIAKFK, from the coding sequence ATGCATATTGCTCCGTTTGATAATCAGAACAAACCCATCGTTGATATCGACGATAGCACCGTTCCGCTGAACTATTTCAACATCGTCAAACTCAAAAAGGGTGAAGCGTTCGAATACGAAGTACCCGGCTACGAAACCTGCATCGTGCCCGCCACAGGCAGTATTGATGTGAATATCGAAGGCTTCAAAGCGAACGGCATCGGCGGGCGCGGCGAAGATGTTTGGGACGGCGAACCTGAGGGCGTCTATGTGCCGACCGCCGCCAAAGCCGAAATGGTCTGCACATCAGATGAAGTCGAAATTTTCATCGCAGGCGCGCGTTACGACAAGGTTCTGGATGCTTTCGCGGTGCGCAACGACGAACTCGACCTTGTACAATACGGGTCGGACGACACCAAAACCCACCGCAAGATCAAACATATTCTTGGCACCAAATATCACGACAAGGTTGGCCGTCTGCTGGTCTCTGAGTTGTTCACCGTCGGTGAAGGTGGCTGGTCAGGCTTTCCAAGCCACAAACACGACACCGACCGCCTGCCGCAAGAAACGCGACACGACGAAACATACAACTTCCGTTTTAAACCCAACCACGGTTCAGGCGTACAGATGTTGCAGCGCGAAGATGGTAAGGCGGGTGACGCCTATCACATCGTAGATGGCTCAACGATTTGTCTCGACAGCGGATACCACCCCTGTGCGGTACTGCCCGGTTATCAGATGTATTATTTCACGATCCTCGGCGGGCTGTCACAACGCAGCCTCGTTCAATACTTCCAGCCGACCCATGCCTATCAGATCGAAACGATCCCAGGCATCAAAGATATGATCGCAAAGTTCAAATAG
- a CDS encoding class II fructose-bisphosphate aldolase: MPLVTLADVLQPALKNGTAVAGLVTLGWEDMRAFVRAAEAENCPVILQAGPGCRAHTPLPVLGKMFRHLAENASVPVVAHLDHGYTYDECAEALDSGFTSLMFDGSRKPFDDNVAETKRIADMAHAAGISCEGEIGFVGYAEGEASAGTDPAEAAKFALETGVDAMAISVGNVHLQEEKEGGLDEGRIAEIQAVTNVPLVIHGGSGVPVEQRARLARNTNICKFNIGTELRMAFGAALRDAVSADSKRFDRVSILKDTETPMIAAARRVLAPLKG, from the coding sequence ATGCCATTGGTAACTCTCGCAGATGTTCTGCAACCGGCGTTGAAAAATGGCACCGCAGTTGCTGGACTAGTGACACTGGGCTGGGAAGATATGCGCGCCTTTGTGCGGGCCGCAGAAGCGGAAAACTGCCCCGTCATTCTGCAGGCTGGCCCCGGCTGCCGCGCCCATACGCCCCTGCCCGTCCTTGGCAAAATGTTCCGCCATCTGGCCGAAAACGCCTCTGTGCCCGTCGTCGCCCATCTCGATCACGGCTACACTTACGATGAGTGCGCCGAAGCCCTGGATTCTGGCTTTACCTCGCTGATGTTCGACGGGTCGCGCAAACCCTTCGACGACAACGTAGCCGAAACTAAACGCATCGCCGATATGGCCCATGCTGCAGGCATTTCCTGTGAGGGCGAGATCGGGTTTGTGGGTTATGCCGAGGGTGAGGCTTCCGCAGGCACAGACCCTGCTGAGGCCGCCAAATTTGCTCTAGAAACGGGCGTTGACGCGATGGCAATTTCGGTTGGTAACGTGCACCTGCAAGAAGAAAAAGAAGGCGGGCTAGACGAAGGGCGCATCGCCGAAATTCAGGCCGTGACAAACGTGCCGTTGGTGATCCATGGCGGCTCTGGTGTACCTGTGGAACAGCGTGCTCGTCTGGCGCGCAACACAAACATCTGCAAATTCAACATCGGGACCGAATTGCGCATGGCGTTCGGCGCCGCTCTGCGTGATGCCGTCTCCGCCGACTCCAAAAGGTTCGACCGTGTGTCGATCCTTAAAGACACCGAAACCCCCATGATTGCCGCCGCACGCCGCGTGCTGGCTCCGCTCAAAGGATAA
- the iolG gene encoding inositol 2-dehydrogenase — MLNVGLLGCGRIGQVHGATLSGMKTARTVAVSDFLPEAANALASQLNAKVMTSDQMLEDPGIDAVVIGTPTTTHYDLIHKAAAHGKAIFCEKPVDLSVDRIRECLSAVEVAGVPFMVAFNRRFDPSFAHLQKQISDQVIGDVELVTILSRDPAPPPIGYIKTSGGIFRDMMIHDLDMARFLLGEEPVELTAEASCLVDPAIGEAGDFDTAVVTLKTANGKICQISNSRRATYGYDQRIEVHGSKGMLRADNMLENSVQLATGAGHQTAATQPFFLERYAAAYRAEMEHFVSCIAAGVPIAPTGEDGLKAQILADAADAAARDGLRRSLSQT, encoded by the coding sequence ATGCTCAACGTCGGACTTTTGGGATGTGGACGGATCGGCCAAGTTCACGGTGCGACCCTTTCAGGAATGAAAACAGCGCGCACTGTAGCTGTGTCTGACTTTCTGCCCGAAGCAGCGAACGCACTGGCCAGCCAATTGAATGCGAAGGTCATGACCAGCGATCAGATGCTCGAAGATCCTGGCATCGACGCCGTCGTCATCGGCACGCCAACAACCACCCATTACGACCTGATCCACAAGGCCGCCGCGCACGGAAAAGCAATCTTCTGCGAGAAGCCCGTCGACCTCTCCGTCGATCGTATCCGAGAGTGCCTCTCCGCCGTTGAGGTGGCTGGCGTGCCTTTCATGGTGGCCTTCAACCGCCGTTTTGACCCCAGCTTTGCGCACCTTCAAAAACAGATATCCGATCAAGTCATCGGCGACGTTGAGCTCGTCACGATCCTGTCGCGAGATCCAGCGCCACCGCCCATCGGATACATCAAAACCTCAGGCGGGATTTTCCGAGATATGATGATCCACGATCTTGATATGGCCCGGTTCTTGCTTGGCGAAGAGCCCGTGGAATTGACCGCTGAAGCCTCTTGTTTAGTGGACCCCGCGATTGGCGAGGCGGGGGATTTCGACACTGCTGTGGTGACCCTGAAGACCGCGAATGGCAAGATATGCCAGATTAGCAATTCGCGCCGCGCAACCTATGGTTATGATCAACGGATCGAAGTGCATGGCTCAAAGGGTATGCTGCGTGCGGACAATATGCTCGAAAATTCGGTTCAGCTGGCGACAGGCGCAGGCCACCAAACTGCCGCGACCCAACCCTTCTTTCTGGAACGCTATGCAGCTGCCTATCGTGCGGAAATGGAACATTTCGTCTCCTGCATTGCAGCCGGCGTGCCGATAGCTCCAACTGGTGAGGACGGGCTGAAAGCCCAGATCCTCGCTGATGCTGCAGATGCCGCAGCACGAGACGGTTTGCGTCGCTCACTTTCGCAAACCTAA